The following coding sequences are from one Musa acuminata AAA Group cultivar baxijiao chromosome BXJ1-6, Cavendish_Baxijiao_AAA, whole genome shotgun sequence window:
- the LOC103990008 gene encoding tRNase Z TRZ1: MGSRRSTKETSEAASDPASSVSKEKKSMLVEGYPVEGLSIGGQETCVIFPSLKIAFDIGRCPQRAISQDFLFISHGHMDHIGGLPMYVATRGLYSMKPPTIFVPRSIKEHVEKLFEVHRAMDQSELKHNLIGLNVGEEFQLRNDLKVRAFKTYHVVPSQGYVIYSFKRKLKAEFCGLSGDEIKKLRVSGVEITYPIATPEIAFTGDTMSDFVIDPDNADVLKARILVMESTFVDNAMPVQHARDYGHTHLSEIASYGDRFQNKAIILIHFSARYYREEIEAAIAKLPPSFAGRVFALSNGI; this comes from the exons ATGGGGAGTCGGAGAAGCACTAAAGAGACTAGCGAAGCAGCTAGTGATCCGGCTTCGTCGGTTTCAAAGGAGAAAAAGTCGATGCTGGTTGAAGGATATCCGGTTGAGGGGCTATCGATCGGAGGGCAGGAGACTTGCGTCATATTTCCCTCCCTCAAGATAGCGTTTGACATCGGTAGATGCCCGCAGCGAGCAATCTCCCAGGATTTTCTGTTCATTAGCCATGGCCATATGGACCACATC GGAGGGCTACCAATGTATGTCGCCACTCGAGGTTTGTATAGTATGAAACCTCCAACTATCTTTGTCCCAAGGTCTATAAAAGAACATGTGGAAAAACTTTTTGAGGTACACAGGGCAATGGACCAATCGGAACTGAAACACAATCTAATTGGTCTTAATGTAG GAGAGGAGTTTCAACTGAGAAACGATCTTAAAGTCAGAGCATTTAAGACTTACCATGTCGTACCTAGCCAG GGATATGTTATCTATTCTTTCAAACGAAAACTTAAGGCAGAATTTTGTGGTCTTTCTGGAGATGAGATTAAGAAATTACGAGTCTCGGGAGTTGAG ATTACTTACCCAATAGCAACTCCTGAAATAGCCTTTACTGGAGATACCATGTCAGATTTTGTTATTGACCCTGATAATGCTGATGTCCTAAAAGCACGGATTCTTGTCATGGAG AGTACTTTTGTTGATAACGCAATGCCAGTGCAACATGCTAGGGATTATGGCCACACCCATTTGTCTGAG ATTGCAAGTTATGGTGATCGATTCCAGAACAAAGCAATCATTCTCATCCATTTTTCAGCTCGTTATTATAGAGAG GAGATTGAGGCAGCTATCGCCAAATTGCCTCCATCCTTTGCAGGTCGGGTATTTGCCTTGTCAAATGGgatctaa